A stretch of Gemmatimonas aurantiaca T-27 DNA encodes these proteins:
- a CDS encoding ABC transporter ATP-binding protein, translated as MSQTPQKPAAGSSRARYRDFVQQYAAGTLGDRARDENPPNKTQADASSNNGANVEAKGWRAKLLHGKRGDYLRDYLRWLAPHRKRLAVVCVLALLSAAAQSVEPLFMRFIVDKVLLAEIPAAIKASRLNMAGAGFLLLVVLSAFITIGKDYTQRILNVKVVLSLRRAVFDRFMHLPLPTLWNMKTGGLLSRLSGDVESTSGLLQMAIISPSISVMKLLMAMGVLLSLNWRLALTALAVIPGAMFMSFTFAKRIRPIYRVVRHDSEQIDGRVGEAFSGIRVVRAFRQEARELLAYMQGRHTVLRKELFASRRELVLWTSWGLLIAIVNVVIVWYGGHLALRGNATVGDIFAFQWYTFLLMGPVWNIVNSFSEMQRALAAMERVFEILGMAPDKPDVPDATVAPEVIDEIRFDHVTFAYHEGKPVLHDLDLTIPGGTVVALVGRSGAGKTTVTDLVARFHDPTTGAILVNGVDIRQMRLASYRSRLAIVQQEVFLFDGSVRDNIAYGRHHASEEDILSAARRANAHEFIERLVHGYDTVVGERGVKLSGGQKQRLAIARAMLADPQLLILDEATSNLDTESEQLIQASLADLVTGRTTFIIAHRLSTIRRADLILVLQDGRVVEQGRHEALMARDGLYASMVRRQDAGMIDDFDAITTLSASPA; from the coding sequence ATGAGTCAGACACCGCAGAAACCCGCCGCCGGATCGTCGCGGGCACGCTATCGCGATTTTGTGCAACAGTATGCCGCTGGCACACTGGGGGATCGCGCGCGCGACGAAAATCCGCCGAATAAGACACAGGCGGACGCGTCATCGAACAATGGCGCCAATGTGGAGGCAAAGGGCTGGCGCGCCAAGCTGCTGCATGGCAAACGCGGCGACTATCTGCGCGACTACCTGCGGTGGCTCGCTCCGCACCGAAAGCGGTTGGCCGTCGTGTGCGTACTCGCGCTGCTGTCGGCCGCGGCGCAGTCGGTGGAGCCGTTGTTCATGCGCTTCATCGTGGACAAGGTGTTGCTCGCAGAGATTCCGGCCGCCATCAAAGCTTCACGTCTCAACATGGCCGGCGCGGGGTTCCTGTTGCTGGTGGTGCTGTCGGCGTTCATCACCATCGGCAAGGACTACACGCAGCGCATCCTGAATGTGAAGGTGGTGTTGTCGCTGCGGCGGGCGGTGTTCGATCGCTTCATGCACTTACCGCTACCCACGCTGTGGAACATGAAAACCGGTGGACTGCTGTCGCGGTTGTCCGGCGATGTGGAATCCACCAGCGGTCTGTTGCAGATGGCCATCATTTCACCGTCGATTTCGGTGATGAAGCTGCTCATGGCCATGGGCGTGTTGCTGTCGCTCAATTGGCGCCTAGCCCTGACGGCGCTGGCAGTGATTCCGGGTGCGATGTTCATGAGCTTCACGTTTGCCAAGCGCATTCGCCCCATCTATCGCGTGGTGCGCCACGACTCGGAGCAGATCGACGGCCGTGTAGGTGAGGCGTTCAGCGGCATCCGTGTGGTGCGTGCTTTCCGACAGGAAGCGCGCGAGCTGCTGGCCTACATGCAGGGTCGACACACGGTGCTGCGCAAGGAACTGTTTGCCAGCCGCCGTGAGCTCGTGCTGTGGACGTCGTGGGGATTGCTCATCGCCATCGTGAATGTGGTCATCGTGTGGTACGGTGGGCATCTCGCGCTCCGCGGCAATGCCACGGTGGGCGATATCTTCGCCTTTCAGTGGTACACGTTCCTGCTAATGGGGCCTGTCTGGAACATCGTGAACTCCTTCAGCGAGATGCAACGTGCGCTCGCGGCCATGGAACGCGTGTTCGAAATTCTCGGCATGGCGCCGGACAAGCCCGACGTTCCTGATGCCACGGTAGCGCCTGAGGTCATTGACGAGATTCGTTTTGATCACGTGACCTTCGCCTATCACGAAGGCAAGCCGGTACTGCACGATCTCGATCTCACCATTCCCGGTGGCACCGTGGTCGCCCTCGTGGGACGCAGTGGCGCCGGCAAGACCACCGTGACCGATCTGGTGGCGCGTTTCCACGACCCCACGACGGGCGCCATTCTCGTGAATGGGGTGGACATCCGGCAGATGCGGCTGGCGAGCTATCGTTCCCGCCTGGCCATCGTGCAGCAAGAAGTGTTTCTGTTCGATGGATCGGTGCGCGACAACATCGCCTATGGGCGCCACCATGCGAGCGAAGAGGACATACTCAGCGCCGCTCGGCGGGCCAATGCCCACGAGTTCATCGAGCGGCTGGTGCATGGTTACGACACGGTGGTCGGTGAGCGTGGTGTGAAGCTGTCAGGGGGACAGAAACAACGCCTCGCCATTGCCCGGGCCATGCTTGCCGATCCGCAACTGCTCATTCTCGATGAGGCCACGAGCAATCTCGACACCGAGAGCGAGCAGCTCATTCAGGCATCACTCGCCGACCTGGTGACCGGTCGCACCACGTTCATCATCGCCCATCGGCTTTCCACCATCCGCCGGGCGGATCTGATTCTCGTACTGCAGGACGGACGGGTGGTGGAGCAGGGCCGCCACGAGGCGCTGATGGCGCGTGACGGCCTCTATGCGTCGATGGTCCGCCGGCAGGATGCGGGGATGATCGACGACTTCGATGCCATCACGACGCTGTCGGCTTCTCCGGCCTGA
- a CDS encoding MFS transporter: MSDSPASPPPAAPPGPSEPHIDDELPADGGKTAFGKLTVLMVTAFIDMLGLLMILPLLPFYAENLGAGGFVVGLLVSSFSVAQLLSAPLWGRFSDRYGRRPALMVGLGASAVAYVVFAYADSLWLLFLSRIVQGAGGGTVSVIQAYVADATRPEDRAKSLGWLSAATNAGVALGPVIGSWVQHWSPHTPGLVAAALCVVNMAFARKYLNEIRKPGGLAADGSKPVRRSSREAVFRVISHPNEPASRLILIYAIAIGAFQGTTAILALFLGWRFGVTADTIGYFFMYIGVLSVVVRALILGRLVDRVGEPRLSRIGVVFLAIGLTGVSLSHDYVTLALAVGMLPLGTAFTFPCVTAMLSRVVSSTERGLYMGVQQTYGGITRVAFPVILGAAYDSLGQPTPFLISAVLVLATLAMGRDLEQYAPRMIRPEKPTAS, translated from the coding sequence ATGTCCGACTCTCCCGCTTCACCCCCTCCCGCCGCACCACCCGGGCCGTCCGAGCCCCACATCGACGACGAATTGCCAGCCGACGGCGGGAAGACCGCCTTCGGCAAGCTGACCGTGCTGATGGTCACGGCATTCATCGACATGCTGGGCCTGTTGATGATCCTGCCTCTCCTGCCGTTCTACGCCGAAAACCTCGGCGCGGGCGGATTTGTGGTGGGCCTGCTCGTGAGCTCCTTCAGTGTGGCGCAGTTGCTCAGCGCACCACTGTGGGGTCGGTTCAGTGACCGATATGGTCGACGCCCCGCGCTCATGGTTGGACTGGGCGCGAGCGCTGTGGCGTACGTGGTGTTCGCCTACGCCGACAGCCTGTGGTTGTTGTTTCTCTCGCGCATCGTGCAGGGCGCGGGCGGCGGCACCGTCAGTGTCATCCAGGCCTACGTAGCCGATGCCACACGCCCCGAAGACCGCGCCAAGAGTCTGGGGTGGCTGTCGGCGGCGACCAACGCCGGCGTGGCACTGGGGCCAGTCATCGGCAGTTGGGTGCAGCACTGGAGTCCGCACACGCCGGGCCTCGTGGCGGCGGCACTGTGTGTCGTGAACATGGCCTTCGCCCGGAAGTACCTGAACGAAATCCGGAAACCCGGTGGACTGGCTGCCGATGGCAGCAAGCCAGTGCGACGCAGTTCGCGCGAAGCGGTGTTTCGCGTGATTTCACATCCCAATGAGCCGGCATCGCGACTCATTCTGATTTACGCCATCGCCATCGGTGCGTTTCAGGGCACCACCGCCATTCTGGCCCTGTTTCTCGGTTGGCGGTTCGGCGTCACAGCCGACACGATCGGCTACTTCTTCATGTACATCGGCGTGCTCAGTGTGGTGGTCCGCGCACTCATCCTCGGCCGACTGGTCGACCGCGTGGGCGAACCGCGCCTCAGTCGCATTGGCGTGGTCTTCCTCGCCATCGGCCTGACCGGTGTGTCGTTGTCGCATGACTACGTCACGCTGGCGCTGGCCGTGGGCATGCTGCCGCTGGGCACGGCGTTCACGTTCCCCTGCGTAACAGCCATGCTGTCGCGTGTGGTGAGCAGCACCGAACGTGGGCTCTACATGGGTGTGCAACAGACGTATGGGGGCATCACCCGCGTCGCCTTCCCGGTGATTCTGGGCGCGGCCTACGATTCACTCGGGCAACCCACACCCTTTCTGATCAGCGCCGTGCTGGTGCTCGCAACACTGGCCATGGGACGGGATCTCGAACAGTATGCTCCACGCATGATCAGGCCGGAGAAGCCGACAGCGTCGTGA
- a CDS encoding ABC transporter permease, translating into MMALMFLLQTIRIAIPYLLAAAGGVMSERVGVIALGLEGLMLSGAFGAALGSYYGNSPWIGLVGALVAGAIVTTVLAVATLRFKANQVVVGVAINLVVVAGTRFFLRLVFDSASNSPRVPGFGGEGISNAMLASFVNPVVWIGLAALPVLGWVLYHTPFGLRVRAVGEKPEAAASLGVAVAPLRFKGLLIAGSLASLGGAYLALDQHQFTDGMTAGRGFIALAAVIFGRWEPVRVAVACVLFAAAETLQIQLQGAQLIPSQFVEMIPYLLTIIALAGVVGRSVAPAALGKTD; encoded by the coding sequence ATGATGGCCCTGATGTTCCTCCTGCAGACCATCCGCATTGCCATTCCGTACCTGCTCGCGGCGGCGGGCGGTGTCATGTCGGAACGAGTGGGCGTCATCGCCCTGGGGCTCGAGGGGTTGATGCTCTCAGGCGCATTTGGCGCCGCATTGGGTAGCTACTACGGGAATTCGCCGTGGATCGGGCTGGTCGGCGCGCTGGTTGCCGGCGCCATCGTGACCACAGTCCTGGCTGTGGCCACCCTGCGCTTCAAGGCCAATCAGGTGGTCGTGGGAGTGGCCATCAATCTCGTTGTCGTGGCCGGCACCCGGTTTTTCCTGCGCCTGGTATTCGACAGCGCGAGCAATTCGCCCCGCGTCCCCGGTTTTGGCGGCGAAGGCATCAGCAATGCCATGCTCGCCAGCTTTGTAAACCCAGTGGTATGGATCGGATTGGCCGCCCTGCCGGTACTCGGATGGGTGTTGTATCACACGCCATTCGGATTGCGCGTACGCGCCGTTGGAGAGAAGCCGGAAGCGGCCGCCTCACTCGGTGTGGCGGTTGCACCGCTGCGATTCAAGGGACTGCTCATCGCCGGCTCGCTCGCCAGCCTGGGTGGTGCCTATCTCGCACTCGATCAGCACCAGTTCACCGACGGCATGACGGCCGGTCGCGGGTTCATTGCCCTGGCGGCCGTGATCTTCGGTCGTTGGGAACCGGTACGCGTGGCCGTGGCGTGTGTGTTGTTTGCGGCCGCCGAAACACTCCAGATCCAGCTCCAGGGCGCTCAGCTCATTCCGAGCCAGTTCGTCGAGATGATCCCCTACCTGCTCACGATCATCGCCCTCGCCGGTGTCGTGGGGCGCAGCGTCGCCCCCGCCGCACTCGGCAAGACCGACTAG
- a CDS encoding ABC transporter permease: protein MSTDTGMRVDRGIWEAVLPPIVALCIAAVVGDLLILTFGEAPAAVFSLLVKGTWGNAYGIGQVLYKTTTLTCTGLAFAFAARAGLFNVGAEGQLAAGGFGAAVMGLLLPAGVPAVVAVPVCVAAAMLTGAGVGAVPGVLRARFGASEVIVTIMLNFIVLALLNWFVSAKLHVPETLHTPGIAAGTVPRLADAFAMFRGSAANFTLLFAVAAAVAAWWYLFHTRSGYELRAVGLQPDAAEYGGVRVPRVLLVTMALSGALAGLGGVNFVLGYKGYYEDGFAGGAGFLGIAVALVGRNHPIGILASALLFATLSQGGLAVNAIVPKQLTDILTAVVILAVATAVPEVQTQLRAAAARAANTLRGSRAEGVA, encoded by the coding sequence ATGAGCACGGATACCGGCATGCGGGTGGATCGTGGTATCTGGGAAGCCGTACTGCCGCCCATTGTGGCGCTGTGCATCGCGGCGGTGGTGGGCGATCTGCTCATTCTCACCTTTGGTGAAGCTCCAGCAGCCGTGTTCTCACTGCTGGTGAAAGGCACCTGGGGCAATGCGTACGGCATCGGGCAGGTGCTCTACAAGACCACCACGCTCACCTGCACCGGTCTCGCGTTTGCCTTCGCGGCGCGCGCGGGACTGTTCAATGTGGGCGCCGAAGGGCAGTTGGCTGCGGGCGGTTTTGGCGCAGCCGTGATGGGATTGTTGTTGCCGGCCGGTGTGCCGGCCGTGGTGGCCGTCCCGGTGTGTGTCGCAGCGGCCATGCTGACCGGCGCCGGTGTTGGCGCGGTACCGGGCGTGCTGCGGGCACGATTCGGCGCCAGTGAAGTGATCGTCACGATCATGCTCAATTTCATCGTGCTGGCGCTGCTCAACTGGTTCGTATCGGCCAAGCTACATGTGCCGGAAACGCTGCACACGCCCGGTATTGCCGCAGGCACCGTGCCCAGGCTGGCCGATGCATTTGCGATGTTCCGTGGCAGTGCGGCCAACTTCACACTGCTATTTGCCGTGGCAGCCGCCGTCGCAGCCTGGTGGTATCTGTTCCACACCCGCAGCGGCTATGAGCTGCGCGCAGTGGGACTGCAGCCCGATGCCGCCGAGTACGGTGGCGTGCGCGTGCCCCGCGTCCTGCTGGTGACGATGGCGCTCTCCGGCGCGCTCGCCGGATTGGGTGGGGTGAACTTCGTGCTCGGGTACAAAGGCTACTACGAAGATGGCTTCGCCGGCGGTGCAGGCTTCCTCGGCATCGCGGTGGCCTTGGTGGGCCGGAACCATCCCATCGGCATTCTCGCATCGGCGCTGTTGTTTGCCACGCTGTCACAGGGTGGCCTGGCCGTGAACGCCATCGTGCCCAAGCAGCTCACCGATATCCTCACGGCGGTGGTCATTCTCGCCGTGGCGACCGCCGTGCCTGAAGTACAGACGCAACTGCGCGCCGCCGCAGCCCGCGCGGCGAATACGCTGCGTGGTTCGCGCGCGGAGGGTGTCGCATGA
- a CDS encoding ABC transporter ATP-binding protein produces the protein MTTPAPTAASAAQKPLAICMRGVVKTFGGVVANRDASLDVATGEIHALVGENGAGKSTLMRVLAGLYAPDAGSVEVNGRDVTGWKTTEAISAGVGMVHQHFMLVPTLTVAENVVLGVEPQNGLRVDLHRAAIEVESLCRKCGLHVDPHAKVADLSVGEAQRVEILKTLYRGAKILILDEPTAVLSPPEVQELWTVLRALRDDGGTVVLITHKLDEVIAVSDHITVMRAGTTVSRFPTQGVTPREIARAMVGRDVALHLEAVGAVDTPVDSATADTSANASAAPTAAPALRITGLQVVSDRGLAAVNDLSFDIRPGEIFGIAGVEGNGQTELLEAIAGLRTVRSGRIELGGQAFGTLSVRERADRGLSHIPEDRHRRGLVLDYSIADNLILGRQHHFGTRGKLDHAAIDANAKEQIGRFDIRPPMPALPARALSGGNQQKIVIAREMGRSFSVLLAAQPTRGVDVGAIEFIHAQLRAARDAGKGILLISADLTEVLALSDRIAVMYGGRFATVLPRAACSAELLGPFMTGAAA, from the coding sequence ATGACCACTCCTGCTCCGACCGCCGCTTCCGCTGCGCAGAAACCATTGGCCATCTGCATGCGTGGCGTCGTGAAAACGTTTGGCGGGGTCGTCGCCAATCGCGACGCCTCGTTGGATGTCGCCACCGGCGAGATCCATGCGCTCGTGGGCGAAAACGGCGCCGGCAAGAGTACGCTGATGCGGGTGCTCGCTGGCCTCTATGCGCCCGATGCCGGCTCGGTGGAAGTGAATGGCCGCGACGTGACCGGCTGGAAGACCACCGAAGCGATCAGCGCCGGTGTGGGCATGGTGCACCAGCATTTCATGCTCGTGCCCACGCTCACGGTGGCCGAGAATGTCGTGCTGGGCGTGGAGCCCCAAAACGGCTTGCGCGTGGACCTGCATCGCGCGGCCATCGAAGTGGAATCGCTGTGTCGCAAGTGTGGCCTGCACGTCGATCCCCACGCCAAGGTGGCCGATCTGTCGGTCGGTGAAGCCCAGCGCGTGGAGATTCTCAAGACGCTGTACCGCGGCGCGAAGATCCTCATTCTCGACGAGCCCACGGCGGTGCTGTCCCCGCCGGAAGTGCAGGAACTGTGGACCGTGCTGCGCGCCCTGCGTGACGATGGCGGCACCGTGGTACTCATCACGCACAAGCTCGACGAAGTGATCGCCGTATCTGATCACATCACCGTGATGCGGGCCGGTACGACCGTGTCGCGCTTTCCCACGCAGGGGGTGACCCCACGCGAGATTGCCCGCGCGATGGTTGGACGCGATGTGGCATTGCATCTCGAAGCGGTGGGCGCGGTGGACACGCCGGTGGATTCCGCAACGGCCGATACATCGGCGAATGCATCGGCGGCACCAACCGCGGCTCCCGCACTGCGCATCACCGGCCTTCAAGTGGTTTCTGATCGTGGCCTCGCCGCGGTCAACGACCTGTCGTTCGATATCCGGCCCGGTGAGATCTTCGGCATCGCCGGTGTGGAAGGCAACGGACAGACGGAGCTGCTCGAAGCCATCGCCGGCCTGCGCACGGTGCGCAGTGGTCGCATCGAATTGGGTGGCCAGGCGTTTGGCACCCTGTCCGTGCGCGAGCGGGCCGATCGTGGATTGTCGCACATTCCGGAAGACCGCCATCGCCGGGGTCTGGTGCTTGACTACTCCATCGCCGACAACCTGATCCTCGGGCGGCAGCATCATTTTGGCACGCGTGGCAAGCTGGATCATGCCGCCATCGATGCCAACGCGAAGGAGCAGATCGGGCGCTTCGATATTCGCCCTCCCATGCCGGCGCTCCCTGCGCGGGCACTGTCGGGGGGCAATCAGCAGAAGATCGTGATCGCGCGGGAGATGGGTCGCTCGTTCAGCGTGTTGCTGGCTGCCCAACCCACACGCGGTGTGGACGTGGGCGCCATCGAGTTCATTCATGCGCAGCTACGGGCAGCCCGTGACGCTGGCAAGGGCATCCTGCTTATCAGCGCGGACCTGACGGAAGTGCTGGCATTGTCCGATCGCATTGCCGTGATGTACGGGGGTCGGTTTGCCACCGTATTGCCACGGGCAGCGTGCAGCGCCGAGTTGCTTGGACCGTTCATGACGGGAGCCGCGGCATGA
- a CDS encoding BMP family lipoprotein, translated as MRRTLFLIGALLLAHLALLTVRPSGATVADTSEGLDVGIVFDVGGRGDKSFNDGAYLGGMRAAKELGARVTYIEPGDGSDREAGLRLLAAEGMDIVIGVGFIFTDDILPLAKEYPNVRFADVDLSLPTDANGNPLPLPSNLKALKFREEEGSFLVGALAALVGKSKKVGFVGGMDIALIHKFEAGYKAGVQHVCPDCEVIVNYAGVTPEAFRNPGRGKEMALSMYNQGANVIFHASGSTGLGVFEAARTAGKLAIGVDADQYSEAPGFVLTSMVKGIDESVYQAVKAVKEGHFTGGVQQFGLAEKGVGYVYDDNNKALIPDSVRVTLDSLTAKIIDGRITVPSTRGGR; from the coding sequence ATGCGCCGTACCCTCTTCCTGATCGGGGCGCTCCTCCTCGCCCATCTCGCGCTGCTCACCGTCCGGCCCTCCGGGGCCACGGTCGCCGACACCTCTGAAGGCCTCGATGTCGGCATCGTGTTCGATGTCGGCGGTCGCGGCGACAAGTCGTTCAACGACGGTGCCTACCTCGGCGGCATGCGGGCCGCGAAGGAACTGGGGGCACGCGTGACCTATATCGAGCCCGGTGATGGCTCGGATCGTGAAGCGGGGCTTCGGCTGCTGGCCGCCGAAGGCATGGATATCGTGATCGGCGTGGGCTTCATCTTCACCGACGACATCCTGCCGCTGGCCAAGGAGTATCCGAACGTCCGCTTTGCCGACGTGGATCTCTCGCTGCCGACGGATGCCAATGGCAACCCGTTGCCGCTGCCCTCGAACCTCAAGGCACTCAAGTTTCGCGAGGAAGAAGGCTCCTTCCTCGTCGGGGCGCTCGCGGCACTGGTGGGCAAGAGCAAGAAAGTGGGCTTCGTGGGCGGCATGGACATCGCGCTCATTCACAAGTTCGAGGCCGGCTACAAGGCGGGCGTGCAGCACGTGTGCCCCGACTGCGAAGTCATCGTGAACTATGCCGGTGTGACCCCGGAGGCCTTCCGCAATCCGGGGCGTGGCAAGGAGATGGCGCTGTCCATGTACAATCAAGGCGCCAATGTGATCTTCCATGCCTCCGGCTCCACCGGACTCGGCGTGTTCGAAGCCGCCCGCACGGCGGGCAAGCTGGCTATCGGCGTGGATGCCGATCAGTACAGCGAAGCCCCGGGTTTCGTGCTCACCTCCATGGTGAAAGGCATCGACGAGTCGGTGTATCAGGCCGTCAAGGCGGTGAAAGAAGGCCACTTCACGGGCGGTGTGCAGCAATTCGGGTTGGCCGAAAAAGGCGTGGGCTATGTGTACGACGACAACAACAAGGCCCTCATTCCCGACAGCGTGCGTGTGACGCTCGATTCGCTCACCGCGAAGATCATCGACGGGCGCATCACCGTGCCCAGCACACGCGGAGGACGTTGA
- a CDS encoding LVIVD repeat-containing protein — protein sequence MSSIRLVLTATAMLTGALLAACGSDPVSVGALGVGSGTTLTHVAIGNVSDRYTSELWVRGNTAYTSSWGIRSVARGNAVKIWDVSTDQPRLVDSVIVENASTTGDVQVSDDGSIMLVAIESNPNGGVAIYSMADARKPQLLVRTTGGEMQYGVHTAELARVNGVLYAFCVVDPSSNVASRLVVLDLSNPATPRTVFSQAMGRPNLHDVFVRDGLLFTAEWNDGMGIWDIGGAGNGSVAQPRRISRITTLGGQVHNMWWIHDPVTGNKQYVLVGQEGPGSIGSTSSGDIHVVDISNIQLPVEVAFYTMPGAGTHNFSVDEANGFAYAAYYNGGVQVLDVRGDLGNCAPGQRGADGRCDLQKMGRWKARYAGGLSAPVYVWGVHWTPTGVFASDMLHGLFRASPAKR from the coding sequence ATGTCGTCGATCAGACTCGTACTGACCGCCACCGCAATGCTCACCGGGGCCCTGCTGGCGGCGTGTGGCAGCGATCCGGTCTCCGTGGGTGCGCTCGGGGTGGGGTCGGGGACGACCCTCACACACGTCGCGATAGGCAACGTCTCCGATCGGTATACGTCGGAGTTGTGGGTACGCGGCAACACCGCCTACACCAGCAGTTGGGGCATCCGCTCCGTGGCCCGCGGCAATGCCGTGAAGATCTGGGATGTGAGCACCGATCAGCCACGTCTGGTGGACAGTGTGATCGTGGAGAACGCGTCCACCACCGGCGATGTGCAGGTGTCGGACGACGGCTCGATCATGCTGGTCGCCATCGAGAGCAATCCCAATGGCGGTGTGGCCATCTACTCCATGGCCGATGCCCGCAAGCCACAACTGCTGGTGCGCACCACGGGGGGTGAGATGCAGTACGGTGTGCACACCGCCGAACTCGCCCGGGTGAACGGCGTGCTGTACGCCTTCTGTGTAGTCGATCCGTCAAGCAATGTGGCTTCCCGCCTGGTGGTGCTCGACCTGTCCAATCCTGCCACACCGCGCACGGTGTTCTCGCAGGCCATGGGCCGCCCCAATCTGCACGACGTATTCGTCCGTGACGGCTTGTTGTTCACGGCCGAATGGAACGACGGCATGGGCATCTGGGATATCGGAGGCGCCGGCAATGGGTCGGTGGCACAACCCCGCCGGATTTCCCGCATCACCACGCTGGGGGGCCAGGTCCACAACATGTGGTGGATCCATGATCCGGTGACCGGCAACAAGCAGTACGTGCTCGTGGGTCAGGAAGGACCGGGTTCGATCGGCTCAACCAGCAGCGGCGATATCCACGTGGTGGACATCAGCAACATCCAACTGCCCGTGGAGGTGGCATTCTACACGATGCCGGGGGCGGGCACGCACAACTTCTCGGTGGACGAGGCCAATGGGTTTGCCTACGCCGCCTACTACAATGGCGGCGTGCAGGTGCTCGATGTGCGGGGGGATCTGGGAAATTGTGCCCCCGGTCAGCGTGGAGCGGATGGCCGCTGCGATCTGCAGAAAATGGGCCGATGGAAGGCGCGGTACGCCGGGGGGCTTTCGGCACCGGTGTACGTGTGGGGCGTGCATTGGACACCCACGGGCGTGTTTGCCAGCGATATGCTGCACGGCCTGTTCCGGGCATCGCCGGCGAAACGCTGA
- a CDS encoding tetratricopeptide repeat protein: MRSTFLAGFAAAVSLLPALAMAQPGGVSTACSIDPNNPKELALQSLAFNRAKSAQSPEDRKKVLMGVMKELDTKPERFAKNPAGYNYILSQALVMWATEPGMGDTPTRGQLGFVSNPQEKYDVIAQLDASYKAIEAAAPACKEDVAGMRQNEAWLALTRAALDASNGGKLDSAEYYAKRSMMVSNESPYPHYVLANVANSKGDKKTAITHWQHVVQRAGTDTSYRDLRNGSLYYAGMAQYELAVSQSGAEQVATAKEAAGTFKELLTVYPESPDAANLMQGWSDALTLAKDSANMSVVYADLLANPDKGNDITLTMGGVIATRANKIDDALKLFEASVQKNPSGRDALRNLSATYYGKDMFDKMFAPAKQLVAVDPNNYDGWMMFAYAAQGLTKNAKTPAEKKAWTDSLVKYQTIAEALPVKVDVAGFTRGAQNSSLTLSLEQVADAAGNYSVTAEFLDAAGNVVTSGTESSGPIKKGERKEVVIKATGAGIYGYRYKPLK; this comes from the coding sequence ATGCGTTCGACGTTCCTGGCCGGTTTTGCGGCCGCTGTGTCGCTGTTGCCGGCATTGGCTATGGCGCAGCCGGGCGGGGTTTCCACCGCCTGCTCGATCGATCCCAACAATCCCAAAGAGCTCGCGCTCCAGTCGCTGGCCTTCAATCGCGCCAAGAGCGCGCAGAGCCCCGAGGACCGCAAGAAGGTCCTGATGGGTGTGATGAAGGAGCTCGACACGAAGCCCGAGCGCTTCGCGAAAAACCCCGCCGGTTACAACTACATCCTGTCGCAGGCGCTGGTGATGTGGGCGACGGAACCGGGCATGGGCGATACGCCCACGCGCGGCCAGCTCGGATTTGTGAGCAACCCGCAGGAGAAGTACGACGTGATCGCGCAGCTCGATGCCTCGTACAAGGCCATCGAAGCCGCGGCGCCGGCGTGCAAGGAAGACGTGGCCGGCATGCGTCAGAACGAAGCCTGGCTCGCGCTGACCCGTGCGGCGCTGGACGCGTCGAACGGCGGCAAGCTGGATTCGGCCGAGTACTACGCCAAGCGGTCGATGATGGTGAGCAACGAGAGCCCGTATCCGCACTACGTGCTGGCCAACGTGGCCAACTCGAAGGGTGACAAGAAGACGGCCATCACGCACTGGCAGCATGTCGTGCAGCGCGCGGGCACCGACACGTCGTACCGGGACCTGCGCAACGGGTCGCTCTACTACGCCGGCATGGCGCAGTATGAACTGGCGGTGAGCCAGAGCGGTGCAGAACAGGTGGCCACGGCGAAGGAAGCCGCAGGCACGTTCAAGGAACTGCTCACGGTTTACCCCGAGTCTCCGGACGCGGCCAACCTGATGCAGGGCTGGTCGGATGCTCTGACCCTCGCCAAGGATTCGGCAAACATGTCGGTGGTGTATGCCGACCTGCTCGCCAACCCGGACAAGGGCAACGACATCACGCTGACGATGGGCGGTGTGATCGCGACGCGTGCCAACAAGATCGACGACGCGCTGAAGCTGTTCGAAGCCTCGGTGCAGAAGAATCCGAGCGGCCGCGATGCCCTTCGCAATCTTTCGGCCACGTACTACGGCAAGGACATGTTCGACAAGATGTTCGCGCCGGCCAAGCAGCTCGTGGCGGTCGATCCGAACAACTACGATGGCTGGATGATGTTCGCCTATGCCGCACAGGGTTTGACGAAGAACGCCAAGACGCCTGCCGAGAAGAAGGCGTGGACCGATTCGCTGGTCAAATACCAGACGATCGCGGAAGCGCTGCCGGTGAAGGTGGATGTGGCCGGCTTCACGCGTGGCGCACAGAATTCGTCGCTGACGCTCTCGCTCGAGCAGGTCGCGGACGCGGCCGGCAACTACAGCGTGACGGCGGAATTCCTCGACGCCGCCGGCAATGTGGTGACGTCGGGTACGGAGTCGTCAGGCCCGATCAAGAAGGGTGAGCGCAAGGAAGTGGTCATCAAGGCCACGGGCGCTGGCATCTACGGATACCGCTACAAGCCACTCAAGTAA